In Lapillicoccus jejuensis, the DNA window GTGTCCGGGCGGTGCGCCGTGGCCGGGTGGGTCCGCCGGGCCGTGACCCGGTCCCCCGCCGGTCCCCGGGTGCGGCGCGGCGTGAGCGGGCGGACCGGGGTGCTCGGGGTGCTCGGGGTGCTCGAGGTGCTCCGGGTGGCCGGGCCGCTCGGGGTGGCCGGGCTGGGGACGAGGGGGTGTCGGTCCCTTCGCGACCGCGGAGTGGCCTGGGGCCGCGGCGGGCACGGGCGTCGACACGGTCCCCGCGGTGAGCGCGGGGCGCCCGCGACCAGGTGACCCGGGTGACCAGGGTGATTCGGGTGACCCGGGCGACCCGGGCCCGGAGCCGCCGGGGCCGTGCGGCGGCCTCTCGTCCGCGGACCCCTCGTCCGGGACGCCCACGTCCTGCGGGCCGGCCAGGCCGTGGTCGCCGTCGGACCCCACGGTCGACCAGCCGGACCCCCCGTAGGCCACGTCCACCGCGCGGACGCCACCGCGTCCCCAGCCCACGCCCGTCGTGGGGAGGTCGGGCAGGCGCGTCGACGCGTCGTGCCACCGTCCGACTCCACCGCCCGTGCTGCCCGATCCCGTCGACCCGACGACGACGCCGACCGAGCGGGTCCCCGGCGGCACCCGGACCCAGGACCGCCCGGGGGTGGTGACGCCACCGGCCCCCGGGGCGGACGCCTCGCCGGCACCCGGGGCGCCGACGGGGTCCGCGACGCGGGCCGCCGCGCCGCCCGCCGCGGCGGGCGGCGCGGAGCGGTGGGAGGGGTGCGGGACGTCCGACGACGGCGCCCCGGCGGAGACGGCCAGCAGTCCGGCGGCGACCGCGGCCACCGCCGGACCGACCACCCCGGCGCCACCGAGCGCGCCGCTCGCGCCCACACCCGCGCCCACACCCGCGCCGCCCCCCGTGAGGGCGGCCGGGACGAGACCCGGCAGCAGGGCGCCGGGCAGGAGCGCGCGACGCAGCAGCAGCGCGGTCGAGCGCGCCTCCGCGACGGCCTCGCGGCAGAGGAGGCACCCCGACAGGTGCGTCTCGACGCGGACCCGGTCACGCAGCGCGAGACCCTCGCGCGCGAACGACCCGAGGAGCGGGCGCACCACGCGGCAGGCGGGCGTGCGCGGCTCCCCCAACCGGTGGCTGAGGAACGCCTCGCGCAGCCGTTCGCGGGCCCGGGTCCCCCGCGAGGAGACCGCGTTGGCGCTCACCCCGAGCAGCGGGGCGACCTCGGCCGGGCTGCGCCCCTCGACGACGAGCTCCCACAGCAGCACCCGCGAGTCCTCCGGCAGGGACGCCCAGGCCCGACGGGCGGCGACGGCCTCCTCCTGCTCCGCCACGACGTGCTCCGCCGACGGCTGCGGCTCCGGCTCGGGCGCCGCACCGTCCGCCCCGAGCACCGGCCGCCTCCTCCGCGACGCGTCGATCGCGACCCGACGCAGGGTGCTCACCCAGTACGGGCGCAGCGCCGACCGCGGACCGCCACCTGCGCGCAGCGCCGCGAGCACCCGGGCGAAGCTCTCGCTGACCAGGTCGTCGACCTCGTGCGGGTCCACCGACCCCGCGACCGCGCGGGCGAGTCGCCGTACGGCGGGCAGGTGCCGGACCCACAGCTGGGCCACGGCCGCCTCCGCGGCCGGACCGTCGGTCCGGGCCAGGGCCAGCAGCTCGCTGTCGAGGTCGGGCTCGACGCGCAGATCGACGGGCGGATCGACGGGCAGGTCGACGGGCTGGTCGACGGGCAGGGCCGGCTCGACCTGCTGCTGCTCGGCCATCGTCGGACCCTTCCACCGCTGGGCCGGAGGGCCGGCGCCGACCACCGCGGGCGGAGGTGTGCCCCGGTGCGTCCGGGCCGCGGACCGTTCGGGTCCGGGCCTGGTGGGTCCCATGATGGGCGACCTGCCGGTTTTGTTCAACGGTTGGTAAAAAATCCTGTGGATCGCGACACGATCCGTCCCCGGCACCGTCTTCAGGGTGTCGGCGTGAGGTCGGCCGGTCCGTGGGAGGACCGCGCGCGCGTGCTGGGAGGCCGCCGACACAGGGTCCGGCCGGGCGACCGGGAGGCGGTCGGCCGGACCCGGGAGCGAGCGGCGACCGGCCGGGGCCTGGGGGGTCGCGGCCGGCGCCGACCGCCCCCCCCCCCGTCGCGCCCGAGCCACCGGCCCCGCGCCTCTCCCCACACCTCTCCCCACACCTCTCTCGACATCGAGAGACCCTTCCGGTATCCGGACGTCGTGTGACCCGGGTCACCCTCGCGCTACGCTTGTGATCGCCGTCACAAAGTGGGAGCCACCGTCGTCGCCCTCCGTCCGCGAGACCCGAGGACCGCCATGGCCACCACCCCGATCGACCCCGTCACGCCGCTGCACCCCGTCGTCGCCCGCGTCACCGAGGCCGTCGTCGAGCGCAGCCGCGCGGGCCGGACGGCGTACCTGCGCCGCCTGAGCGCCGCCCAGCTCGAGAAGGGCCTGCGCCCCGCGCGGACCGACCTCGGCTGCTCCAACCTCGCCCACGCCGTCGCCGCCTGCGGCGGCAGCGACCGGGCCGTCATGAGCGGCGAGGCCGGCGTCTCGCTCGGCATCGTCACCGCCTACAACGACATGCTCAGCGCGCACGCGCCGTACGAGACCTACCCGCAGGCGATCAAGGAGACCGCGCGGGGGATCGGCGCCGTCGCGCGGGTCGCCGGCGGCGTCCCCGCGATGTGCGACGGGATCACCCAGGGCCGCGCGGGCATGGAGCTCAGCCTCTACAGCCGCGACGTCATCGCGATGTCGACCGCGATCGCGCTCAGCCACGACGTCTTCGACGGCGCGCTCATGCTCGGCGTCTGCGACAAGATCGTCCCCGGCCTGGTCGCCGGTGCGCTCGCCTTCGGGCACCTGCCGACGGCGTTCGTCCCCGCCGGGCCGATGGCCAGCGGCCGCAGCAACGCCGAGAAGGCCGAGACCCGCAAGCGGTACGCCGCCGGGGAGGCCGGGCGCGACGAGCTGCTCGGGTCCGAGGTGGCGTCGTACCACTCCCCCGGCACGTGCACGTTCTACGGGACGGCGAACTCCAACCAGCTGCTCATGGACGTCATGGGCCTGCACCTGCCGGG includes these proteins:
- a CDS encoding sigma-70 family RNA polymerase sigma factor, translated to MAEQQQVEPALPVDQPVDLPVDPPVDLRVEPDLDSELLALARTDGPAAEAAVAQLWVRHLPAVRRLARAVAGSVDPHEVDDLVSESFARVLAALRAGGGPRSALRPYWVSTLRRVAIDASRRRRPVLGADGAAPEPEPQPSAEHVVAEQEEAVAARRAWASLPEDSRVLLWELVVEGRSPAEVAPLLGVSANAVSSRGTRARERLREAFLSHRLGEPRTPACRVVRPLLGSFAREGLALRDRVRVETHLSGCLLCREAVAEARSTALLLRRALLPGALLPGLVPAALTGGGAGVGAGVGASGALGGAGVVGPAVAAVAAGLLAVSAGAPSSDVPHPSHRSAPPAAAGGAAARVADPVGAPGAGEASAPGAGGVTTPGRSWVRVPPGTRSVGVVVGSTGSGSTGGGVGRWHDASTRLPDLPTTGVGWGRGGVRAVDVAYGGSGWSTVGSDGDHGLAGPQDVGVPDEGSADERPPHGPGGSGPGSPGSPESPWSPGSPGRGRPALTAGTVSTPVPAAAPGHSAVAKGPTPPRPQPGHPERPGHPEHLEHPEHPEHPGPPAHAAPHPGTGGGPGHGPADPPGHGAPPGHHG